One part of the Bdellovibrio sp. KM01 genome encodes these proteins:
- the guaA gene encoding glutamine-hydrolyzing GMP synthase translates to MLRGFIILDFGSQFTQLIARRLREMGYYSEIHSYQYPTEEIIKKKPYGIILSGGPNSVYETGSPQRNIQELRNISPLFCVCYGMQLLTHSLGGKVTKAQHREYGLNYVTWTEVVKGVPQKQKVWMSHGDVVEAVPEGFKVIATSDGDHPAAMRGENVLAVQFHPEVVHTEHGLDLLKYFTADMCKAPADWDAPHIKDHLMDDIRKKVAPEDHVLVGLSGGVDSTVVATLLTKALGADRVHCVFVDNGLLRKNEYENVLQSYQGLGLNVRGVDASKEFMDALAGKTDPEDKRKAIGRVFIEVFDKSYDKALPIKWLAQGTLYPDVIESVSSIGGSVTIKSHHNVGGLPEKMKLKLLEPVRELFKDEVRAMGAQLGLSKELLWRHPFPGPGLAIRVLGEVTPEKLRILKDADDVYISQLRKHGLYDKIWQAFCVLLPVRTVGVQGDSRTYDHVLALRAVTSSDGMTADWYPFEFAFLREVSNLITNKVKGVNRVVYDVTSKPPGTIEWE, encoded by the coding sequence ATGCTACGTGGATTTATCATTTTGGATTTCGGTTCGCAATTCACTCAGTTGATTGCGCGTCGTTTGCGTGAAATGGGATATTATTCAGAGATTCATTCTTACCAATATCCCACAGAAGAAATCATTAAAAAGAAACCTTACGGAATTATTTTGAGTGGCGGACCGAACTCGGTTTACGAGACAGGATCTCCGCAAAGAAATATCCAGGAACTTCGTAACATAAGTCCTTTGTTTTGCGTATGTTATGGAATGCAGTTACTGACTCATTCATTGGGTGGCAAGGTTACGAAAGCTCAGCATCGTGAGTACGGCCTTAATTATGTAACATGGACTGAAGTCGTAAAAGGCGTTCCGCAAAAACAGAAAGTCTGGATGAGTCACGGTGACGTAGTTGAAGCTGTGCCTGAGGGCTTTAAAGTCATCGCAACTTCTGATGGTGATCACCCCGCAGCGATGCGTGGCGAGAACGTCCTGGCGGTGCAATTCCATCCTGAGGTGGTCCATACCGAGCACGGTTTGGATCTGTTGAAGTATTTTACCGCGGATATGTGTAAAGCCCCTGCTGATTGGGATGCGCCTCACATCAAAGATCACTTGATGGACGATATTCGTAAGAAAGTCGCCCCGGAAGACCACGTGTTGGTTGGATTAAGTGGAGGCGTTGATTCCACTGTGGTCGCAACGTTATTAACGAAAGCGCTGGGTGCCGATCGTGTTCACTGTGTATTTGTCGATAATGGTTTGCTTCGTAAAAACGAGTACGAAAATGTTTTGCAAAGCTATCAAGGCTTAGGTTTGAACGTTCGCGGTGTTGATGCTTCGAAAGAATTCATGGACGCCTTGGCTGGTAAAACAGATCCTGAAGATAAACGTAAAGCCATTGGCCGCGTGTTTATCGAGGTTTTTGACAAGAGTTATGACAAAGCACTTCCGATCAAGTGGCTTGCGCAAGGGACCTTGTATCCCGATGTGATTGAAAGCGTTTCTTCAATTGGTGGCAGTGTCACGATCAAGTCTCACCACAATGTGGGTGGCTTGCCGGAAAAAATGAAATTGAAATTGTTGGAACCCGTTCGAGAGCTTTTTAAAGATGAAGTTCGCGCGATGGGAGCTCAGTTGGGATTGTCGAAAGAACTTTTATGGCGTCATCCTTTTCCTGGTCCGGGTCTTGCGATTCGTGTCTTGGGTGAAGTCACGCCAGAAAAGTTGCGTATCTTGAAAGATGCTGACGATGTTTATATTTCACAACTGCGTAAGCACGGTCTGTATGACAAAATATGGCAGGCCTTCTGTGTGCTGTTGCCAGTGAGAACGGTGGGCGTGCAAGGTGATTCCAGAACCTATGATCACGTTCTGGCTTTGCGTGCAGTGACTTCTAGTGACGGCATGACGGCGGATTGGTATCCGTTTGAATTCGCCTTCCTGCGCGAAGTTTCCAACCTTATTACCAATAAAGTAAAAGGTGTGAATCGCGTGGTCTATGACGTCACCAGTAAGCCTCCCGGGACGATTGAGTGGGAGTAG
- a CDS encoding cupin domain-containing protein, with the protein MGALTALDFSETKEVREFPLGRLELLDFDGAIVGRATLQPGWKWSESVKPIAKTDSCKAPHFQYHVSGTLRIKMDDGKEIECGPGEVSLIPPGHDAWVVGNEPVVLIDFQGMVDYAKQGHTHQH; encoded by the coding sequence ATGGGTGCACTGACCGCCCTGGATTTTTCTGAAACCAAAGAGGTTCGCGAATTCCCACTGGGACGCTTGGAACTACTGGATTTCGACGGCGCTATCGTCGGTCGCGCGACACTGCAACCCGGCTGGAAATGGTCTGAATCCGTTAAACCGATTGCTAAGACTGACAGCTGCAAAGCTCCGCACTTTCAGTATCATGTGTCGGGAACTTTAAGAATTAAAATGGATGACGGAAAAGAGATCGAATGCGGCCCCGGCGAAGTTTCGTTAATTCCTCCGGGACACGATGCTTGGGTCGTCGGCAATGAACCCGTGGTTCTGATCGACTTCCAAGGCATGGTGGATTATGCCAAACAAGGACACACCCACCAGCATTAA
- a CDS encoding DUF5602 domain-containing protein, giving the protein MKSFFIVVFLFSLTARAETVILGPSQNIGEGQASSFVKMDETSLITSLGLVFSGKCLQGLPDSKGHDYEYNLDLPEGVLAPPFDHFTMNWNPHGHVPDEIYGVPHFDFHFYFITKHEQHMIPCDGTDNATCMKQPPADYIPPYYISGPGGVPMMGWHWVDFRSPEFHGQPFTTTYIYGFYNGEMIFLEPMMALSYLQTKPQFTKEVPLPKNVAKPGNYPANYSLMYESVQDLYWLSLDKLTELKSGNL; this is encoded by the coding sequence ATGAAATCATTTTTCATAGTGGTATTTCTATTCTCTTTAACGGCTCGTGCGGAGACGGTGATCTTGGGACCTTCGCAGAATATCGGCGAAGGCCAGGCTTCAAGTTTCGTAAAAATGGATGAGACCAGTTTGATCACATCCTTGGGATTGGTGTTTTCTGGAAAATGTCTGCAAGGACTTCCGGATAGCAAAGGACATGACTATGAATACAATCTGGATTTGCCAGAGGGTGTTTTAGCGCCTCCTTTTGATCACTTCACCATGAATTGGAATCCTCATGGTCATGTTCCTGATGAAATATACGGGGTTCCACATTTTGATTTTCACTTTTATTTTATAACCAAACATGAACAGCACATGATTCCTTGTGATGGTACGGATAATGCGACTTGTATGAAGCAGCCACCTGCGGATTACATCCCTCCCTATTATATTTCAGGGCCGGGTGGGGTCCCGATGATGGGATGGCATTGGGTGGACTTTCGCTCTCCAGAATTTCACGGCCAGCCTTTTACGACGACCTATATTTATGGATTCTATAATGGAGAAATGATTTTTCTGGAGCCGATGATGGCTCTTTCATACCTGCAAACCAAACCGCAGTTCACCAAAGAGGTGCCGCTACCTAAGAACGTGGCAAAGCCCGGAAATTATCCAGCCAATTATTCATTGATGTACGAGTCAGTTCAGGATTTGTATTGGTTGTCTCTGGATAAATTGACGGAGCTTAAGAGCGGTAATTTATGA